The genomic segment GAGGAATGTAATGCTTCCTGTGAGGGTGAGGAATGTAATGCTTCCTGTGAGGGTGAGGAATGTAATGCCTCCTGTGAGGGTGAGGAATGCAGTGGCCCCTGTGAGGATGAGGAATGCAGTGGCCCCTGTGAGGATGAGGAATGCAGTGGCCCCTGTGAGGATGAGGAATGCAGTGGCCCCTGTGAGGATGAGGAATGCAGTGGTCCCTGTGAGGATGAGGAATGCAGTGGCTCCTGTGAGGATGAGGAATGCAGTGGCTCCTGTGAGGATGAGGAATGCAGTGGCTCCTGTGAGGATGAGGAATGCAGTGGCTCCTGTGAGGATGAGGAATGCAGTGGCTCCTGTGAGGATGAGGAATGGAATGCATAAGGCTATAAGTCTCAACAACCTTTTTAATCTATATGACATTTGAACTCCTCTAGGGTATTCAGGTCTTGGGTTGTGAAGGGGTGGAGGAAATTAACAGTAATGGTTAGTTCTATTAACAAGCTGACATCTAAAACCTCTTTGGGATGACatgtcaaacaaaacaacaatgacagacaCCTAGAAGATTTAGGAAATGCTGTCTCTCTGCTGCCTAGCTGTCTCCCGCTTCTGCCTAACTGTTTCAGTCAGCACTGTAATGTCATCTCATATTAATATCAATGGGTTATAGTAATCCTCATTATGTCATTATATAGTAATATCAATGGGTTATAGTAATCCTTGTTATGTAATCTCATAGTAATATCAATAGGTTTCAGTAATCCTCGTTATGTCATCTCATAGTAATATCAATGGGTTTCAGTAATCCTTGTTATGTCATCTCATGGTAATATCATTGGGTTATAGTAATCCTCCTTATGTCATCTCTTAGTAATATCAATGGGTTTCAGTAACCCTCCTTATGTCATCTCATAGTAATATCAATGGGTTTCAGTAATCCTCGTTATGTCATCTCATAGTAATATCAATGGGTTTCAGTAATCCTTGTTATGTCATCTCATGGTAATATCAATGGGTTATAGTAATCCTCCTTATGTCATCTCATATTAATATCAATGGGTTTCAGTAATCCTCCTTATGTCATCTCATAGTAATATCAATGGGTTTCATAAATCATCCTCATGTCATCTCATAGTAATATCAGTGGGTTTCAGTAATCCTTGTTATGTCATCTCATAGTAATATCATTGGGTTATAGTAATCCTCGTTATGTCATTATATAGTAATATCAATGGGTTATAGTAATCCTTGTTATGTAATCTCATGGTAATATCAATGGGTTATAGAAATCCTCCTTATGTCATCTCTTAGTAATATCAATGGGTTTCAGTAATCCTCCTTATGTCATCTCATAGTAATATCAATGGGTTTTAGCAATCCTCCTTATGTCATCTCATAGTAATATCAATGGGTTTTAGTAATCCTTGTCATGTCATCTCATAGTAATATCAATGGGTTTCAGTAACCCTTATGTAATCTCATAGTAATATCAATGAGTTTCAGTAATCCTTGTTATGTCATCTCATGGTAATATCAATGGGTTTTAGTAATATCAATGGGTTTCAGTAATCCTTGTCATGTCATCTCATGGTGATATCAATGGGTTTCCTGGTTTAATTTAAAAGTAACCCAGATCACGTGTGCCAAAAGCATGCAGAGAGCCTCAATCAGAAGACATAAG from the Esox lucius isolate fEsoLuc1 chromosome 23, fEsoLuc1.pri, whole genome shotgun sequence genome contains:
- the LOC114830152 gene encoding small proline-rich protein 2H-like, whose translation is MTGKNEECSGSCEDEECNASCEGEECNASCEGEECNASCEGEECSGPCEDEECSGPCEDEECSGPCEDEECSGPCEDEECSGPCEDEECSGSCEDEECSGSCEDEECSGSCEDEECSGSCEDEECSGSCEDEEWNA